From Phoenix dactylifera cultivar Barhee BC4 unplaced genomic scaffold, palm_55x_up_171113_PBpolish2nd_filt_p 000397F, whole genome shotgun sequence, a single genomic window includes:
- the LOC103718484 gene encoding 2-C-methyl-D-erythritol 2,4-cyclodiphosphate synthase, chloroplastic-like yields MASSSVFLASPILPSKPAQRRPLSLPSATSLPSSISAFPRSLRRPPPNSRPLTAVAAVSVEQQDSVKPAAQPSSPPPALPFRIGHGFDLHRLEPGLPLIIGGIDIPHDRGCEAHSDGDVLLHCVVDAILGALGLPDIGQIFPDSDPKWRGAASSVFVREAVKLMHEAGYELGNLDATLILQKPKLSPHKEAIRTNLCDLLGANPSVINLKAKTHEKVDSLGENRSIAAHTVVLLMRK; encoded by the exons ATGGCTTCCTCTTCCGTCTTCTTGGCCTCCCCAATCCTCCCCTCCAAACCCGCCCAAAGACGacccctctctcttccctccGCCACCTCTCTTCCCAGTTCCATCTCGGCCTTTCCTCGATCCCTCCGGCGTCCGCCGCCGAACTCCCGGCCGCTGACCGCCGTCGCCGCCGTCTCGGTGGAGCAGCAGGACTCCGTCAAACCCGCGGCTcagccctcctctcctcctcctgccCTCCCTTTCCGGATAGGGCACGGATTCGATCTCCACCGCCTCGAGCCAGGTCTCCCTCTGATCATTGGCGGCATCGATATACCTCACGACCGGGGGTGCGAGGCCCACTCCGATG GGGATGTGTTGCTTCACTGTGTGGTGGACGCGATTTTGGGGGCGCTGGGGCTTCCCGATATAGGCCAGATTTTTCCTGACTCGGACCCAAAGTGGAGGGGTGCGGCTTCTTCCGTCTTCGTGAGAGAAGCT GTAAAGCTAATGCATGAGGCAGGTTACGAGCTCGGAAACTTGGATGCCACTTTAATTCTGCAAAAGCCAAAGCTGAGCCCACATAAGGAGGCCATCAGGACCAACTTATGTGATCTGCTTGGAGCCAACCCATCAGTCATAAACCTCAAAGCAAAAACACACGAGAAAGTTGATAGTCTTGGAGAAAATAGAAGTATAGCAGCGCATACtgtggttcttctgatgaggAAGTGA
- the LOC103718485 gene encoding probable serine/threonine-protein kinase At1g01540: MPFLAPSPPPPLLNCPHFLLHSSATSIPPSVLAYSPSPSPVSISLSKTPFFVISLPRILSHSCYFNSLNERENNLRMSFWNGDFLNSELAKPTSIFGLKLWVVIGICVGAAIVLVLFLLSLCLTARRCRPAAPTGKPLKLHLQDPTPPVSKDIPEIVHHHQQRHRAPSSAAALADVQIDIGGKAEHRVVLAEQHRPPAPAPPSSSTTGTASGESRGTTEGTTPSMVGGGPPEVSHLGWGHWYTLRELESATGGFAEENVIGEGGYGIVYRGLLADNSMVAVKNLLNNRGQAEKEFRVEVDTIGRIRHKNLVRLLGYCVEGAYRMLVYEYVDNGNLDQWLHGDVGVVSPLTWDIRMKIILGTAKGLAYLHEGLEPKVVHRDVKSSNILLDQQWNPKVSDFGLAKLLYSERSYVTTRVMGTFGYVAPEYASTGMLNERSDVYGFGVLVMEIISGRAPVDYTRPSGEVNLVEWLKTMVGGRKTEQVVDPKMPEKPSPKALKRALLVALRCVDPDAQKRPKMGHVIHMLEMDELLFHDDRKLGREASSQPSDRYNQREEGSFRRHDQTSWR; this comes from the exons ATGCCGTTTCTTGcaccctcccctcctcctcctcttcttaacTGCCCCCATTTTCTTCTCCACTCGTCAGCCACCAGCATTCCGCCCTCAGTTCTCGCATACTCCCCGTCTCCCTCCCCAGTCTCCATTTCACTCTCCAAAACTCCTTTTTTTGTCATATCCCTTCCACGAATTCTTTCTCATTCTTGTTACTTTAACTCATTGAACGAGAGAGAGAATAATTTAAGAATGTCGTTCTGGAACGGCGATTTTCTGAACAGCGAGCTGGCAAAGCCGACGTCCATCTTCGGGCTGAAGCTGTGGGTGGTGATCGGCATTTGCGTCGGCGCCGCCATCGTCCTTGTCCTCTTTCTCCTCTCCCTCTGCCTCACCGCCCGCCGCTGCCGCCCCGCCGCCCCCACCGGGAAACCCCTCAAGCTCCACCTCCAGGATCCCACCCCGCCCGTCTCCAAGGACATCCCCGAGATCGTCCACCACCACCAGCAGCGCCACCGAGCCccatcctccgccgccgccctcgCCGATGTCCAGATCGACATCGGCGGTAAGGCGGAGCACCGGGTGGTGCTGGCCGAGCAACACCGGCCGCCGGCGCCGGCGCCACCTTCGTCGTCGACGACGGGGACGGCCAGTGGAGAGAGCCGGGGGACAACGGAGGGGACGACGCCGTCGATGGTGGGCGGGGGCCCACCGGAGGTGTCGCATCTGGGGTGGGGACACTGGTACACGCTGCGGGAGCTGGAGAGTGCCACCGGCGGGTTCGCGGAGGAGAATGTCATCGGAGAGGGCGGTTATGGGATCGTGTACCGGGGGCTCCTGGCCGATAACTCCATGGTCGCCGTTAAGAACTTGCTCAATAATAG gGGTCAAGCAGAAAAGGAGTTCAGAGTAGAAGTTGATACAATTGGGCGCATTAGGCACAAGAATCTGGTCAGGTTGCTTGGTTACTGTGTTGAGGGGGCTTACAG GATGCTTGTCTATGAGTATGTAGACAATGGCAATCTGGATCAGTGGCTTCATGGGGATGTCGGAGTAGTGAGTCCGCTAACATGGGATATCAGGATGAAGATAATACTGGGAACGGCAAAAGG GTTGGCCTATCTTCATGAGGGGCTTGAACCAAAGGTTGTCCACCGTGATGTCAAATCCAGCAACATACTACTTGACCAGCAGTGGAATCCAAAGGTGTCGGACTTTGGGCTTGCCAAGCTCTTGTATTCTGAGAGGAGTTATGTAACAACTCGCGTCATGGGGACTTTTGG CTATGTGGCACCTGAGTATGCTAGCACTGGGATGCTGAATGAGAGAAGTGATGTTTACGGCTTTGGGGTGCTTGTCATGGAGATCATATCTGGGAGAGCCCCTGTGGATTACACAAGACCATCTGGGGAG GTGAATTTGGTTGAATGGTTGAAGACCATGGTCGGAGGCAGGAAAACTGAGCAGGTTGTGGATCCTAAGATGCCAGAGAAGCCATCTCCCAAAGCACTCAAACGGGCACTTCTAGTTGCCCTGCGGTGTGTCGACCCTGATGCGCAAAAACGGCCTAAAATGGGACATGTGATCCATATGCTTGAAATGGATGAGTTGCTATTTCATGAT GATCGTAAACTCGGGCGAGAAGCATCTTCTCAGCCATCAGACCGGTACAACCAAAGAGAGGAGGGAAGCTTCCGCAGGCATGATCAGACAAGCTGGCGATGA